The following are from one region of the Myotis daubentonii chromosome 2, mMyoDau2.1, whole genome shotgun sequence genome:
- the LOC132226682 gene encoding phosphofurin acidic cluster sorting protein 2-like → MRFLVIPLGSHPLASYLGSMDCRYKNFFQDLYWRDMFNNLESQNTLQDTQDVVSRISEYIAGANCVYLLPIAEAMLMSKQQRPNKKSSQLIPFVGAVKVGRVEPSAAMSGDSDDVVPSCSSELLSPTGKASPNTLSAPSMSGDLSFTSQSVHAGMMELQVDYWTAAQPIDTKRIAEKKDLPTTKNTLKCFFKSVQVSRLPHSGEGTATPAMSMTVVSKEKKKEAPKKTKDEDVESKSQCIQGIGHLVCKAKHQQSMLPVVIDGMEWNDMTFFQLAAQWSSHVKHFPICIFGHNNSTSEMLQGLSSSKQFLNPNCHLHLYRNSTLLHAHGTAF, encoded by the exons ATGCGCTTCCTGGTTATCCCGCTGGGTTCCCACCCCTTGGCCAGCTACCTGGGCTCCATGGATTGCCGCTACAAAAACTTCTTCCAGGACCTGTACTGGCGGGACATGTTCAACAACCTGGAGTCCCAGAACaccttgcaggacacacaggaTGTTGTGTCGAGAATCTCTGAGTACATTGCGGGAGCCAACTGCGTCTACCTGCTGCCCATTGCAGAGGCCATGCTCATGTCTAAGCAGCAGCGCCCCAATAAGAAGTCCTCACAGCTCATcccctttgtgggggcagtgaaggttggAAGAGTAGAACCATCTGCAGCTATGTCAGGAGACTCAGATGATGTGGTCCCCTCATGCTCCAGTGAGCTTCTGTCCCCTACCGGGAAGGCCTCACCCAACACACTCTCTGCCCCATCAATGAGTGGGGACCTGTCCTTCAccagccagagtgtccatgcagggatgatggagctgcaggtggattactggacagcAGCTCAGCCAATAGATACGAAGAGAATAGCAgagaagaaagacctgcctaccACCAAAAACACACTCAAGTGCTTCTTCAAGTctgtccaggtcagcaggctgccccacAGTGGTGAGGGCACAGCAACACCGGCCATGTCCATGACAGTGGTctccaaggagaagaaaaaggaagcgcccaagaaaaccaaggacgaggatgtggagtccaaaagccagtgcatccagggcatTGGTCACCTGGTTTGCAAGGCCAAGCACCAGCAGAGCATGCTGCCGGTCGTCATCGATGGCATGGAGTGGAACGACATGACattcttccagctggcagcccagtggtcctcccatgtcaagcacttccccatctgcatcttcGGACACAACAATTCTACCTCCga AATGCTGCAGGGTTTAAGCAGCAGCAAGCAGTTCCTGAACCCTAACTGCCACCTGCACCTGTACAGAAACTCCACCCTGCTCCACGCGCACGGAACAGCattctga